From the Conger conger chromosome 13, fConCon1.1, whole genome shotgun sequence genome, the window TTGGCGTGGAAGGGGCACTGTCTCGGATCTGAGTGCTTTCGTCTTGTCTAGAGAATTTGTACAAGTCAAGGGAACTTACAATTTTGTACTCACTATATCCAATATCTATTTGGAAACATTTTCCAAGGAAACTTGGGTTGTCTTCCTCTTCTCTTTCTACCTCTTGAACGATGATGGCATATGTGTATGTTGGCTGGTAGGTGCCATAGATATCCCCTCCTTCAGAATCAACAAGATACCCAACATACTCTCCTGGGTAAAACACATTCATGGGGTCCATCAGGAGGATGTGGTGAATCTCAGCAGGTATTGGGGTTCCAGGAAGGGGAAGCTCCAGTTTTGACGGTTCTGTGGAATCATACTTCACACCCAGGTTGTCCAGTTTCTCAGTAATCCTGTAAATGTCATTGCACCCCAGCATGGCGATCAAGTAGGAGGTGTCAGAAATCAAATTGTCTGTTGCTGATTTCAGTGTCATAGCAAGGGCCAGGAGGAAATTGATGTCTTTGCTGTCAGAGTGTTGAATGTAAAGGTGGATGACTGCAGTGCCGTACCTTTTCAGAAAGGCCAGAGTCTCACTCCTGCTGTGCGGGATTGGATTGCATCCTTTCACACGCAATGTCGTCTGCAGCTTCTCAAAGCAGGACACTTTAAGGCCTTCACAAAGGGCTTTGCACAGGCGTATGGCCTTTTCCTCATTCACAAGGAATGCATTGTCATTCTCGTGCTTCATGATGCGAATGAGACCCGTGATGAACTGCTCTGATGAAAGCAGCAGCTGGAGGCGACCCTGCAGGGAGCAAAGGGCCCCAAATTGGCACATTTTGGGGGTCTCTTCATCAAGCTGCTCTTCAAGGATGCTGCTCAATAGTCTGGGCCGAAGCTTGGGAGGGAGCATCATGATCAGCTTTGTGTGGAAGGCATGGTCTTTGCCAAGGTAACACTGGCTCATGTCCACAAGCATTTGAACCCCAAAGTTGCCCTGGATTCTGCTCTTGTAGTGGGGAGCATCATCAAACACTAAGGTATTTGATTTAGCCAGCCTGCCATCGTGACTCGGCAGGTAAAAAGTCAAATCTCTGAGGTTTTCCAAGTCTTTTCGAATCTGCACTGGGTCATTCTGAAGACTTTTGAAAAGTCCAGACACAGCCCTCTTGACTGTCCTCATTTCATTTGGATCAAGCTGTTTGCCCTCTGAATTTCTGTAAATGCGGCAGAGTACCTCTACATATTGTTTTGTTGATACAACATCTTCTGTTCCCAGAAGTTTGAACAGCTGGTGAAACGTGCCTAGCTCTAAAGGAAGTTTGTACAGGTATGGTTTGAAATCTGATTCATTATCTAGATTTATGACAACTTCCTCAGGTTTCAAAAGCTTCCAGCCCTCTTCAACCATAAGAAAAGAAATCCCTTTCAGCTGGTAGCGAAAGTCCCTCTTATCAGCATTAAGAAACTCATAGGTACATCTCAGTACTTTGTTTCGTGTTTTAACCATGTCATCATCAAGGTTGGACAGGTTGCAGATATTCTTGCAGTTGTTTATTACTTTGTCCAGTGGTGGATCCAGGTTCACATTTAACATGGTCAAAACTTGATCCAGTTGTTCTTGGCTGGAAACTGTGCTCCCTTCCTGGTCTTTTATTCCTGCTGGGGTGGCTTTTTCTGGCAAGATTGGGCAAGATGTCCAAAGCAACTGGATGATATCAGTTTGCTTGAATTTTGGGTTCACCTGAGATCCATTGAAGCGTATTAGTGGAAGAGTGCCAACCATTTCTTGGTATTGAGCATTAAGCCGGATGAGTTCAGCAGGAGCACGCTCTGGGCACAGAAAGGGGATCATTGAAAGCTCTTTGAGGAAGGTGCCTACAAAAAGATCTGTCCTTTCACTGAAGATGTGGTTGAGCAGAATGTCCACAATAGCCTGTGCTTTTTCTTTAGACCAGCTCTCTGTCTGCGCTTTGATGCTGATCTCTTTTGCAAACTGCAGGACCTGCTGCTGAGACACAACATACTTCAGCCCAATGTTCCTCAGGAAAGTAATCCATGAGGTGAGGAAAGTGGTCCCATTCTTGGGCTTAGATGCTTGCTCAATTTTCTTGAAGAACTCACTGGGTATGAAAGATTTCATGGGCAGCATTACCTCATAGACCTTCACTGTCtgatcaaaaaatgttttggcagGCTTTAGCCTGTTGTTGGAATCATAAATCAATGGCAGGCTCTCCAGTTTCTCATAGAGCTGATCCTTCAATGCACATGGCTCCTCCATACTCAACAGTCGCTCCTTCAAATAAATGAGGTGTTCAATTTTGGCATCGTAAGACAGGCTGTCAAATTTAGGCAAGAGATGCTTTAGATAGACTTCCAGGTCATCAATGGGGGAGCACCCCAGGAAACTGTAGAGTTCTTTCAACTGTGGATTATCAACCAGAAAGGCTGAGGATGTTGTGTGGGCCCATTTCTCCATATCTGTAGAAGGGATGCTCTTTGTCAGAATGTAGCAGGACCCAAAGCTTGAAATGCTGATGTATCGGCCACTGACAGCCTTGTAGCAAGGCAGCAACTTCAGACTCTGTACATCCTCTGGGGACAGGCTGATCAAATTGCAATTGAAATACAAGAGCAGTGCCTCAAAGTCCTTGTCGGTCAAGCCTGCAGTCTTAAAGGCTGAAGTCTGTATCATGTACTCTATAGCTTTCAGGATGCTGGAGGGATTCTCTAtgtttgcagtgtgttgggCGAGGAAATGAATGACAGGATTTTCCTTTGAGGAGATTTTGTTTACTGCAAGCTGAATGCATCCCCCTTTCATGAGCGTGTGAAACACCTTGTCATTCTGACCATTTGGAAAAATGGCAGCATATATCAGGCTTAGAGGTAACAAAACATCATGTTCTGGCACAACTAATTTGCTGCTTGAGACCATGAATTTTATTCCTGGCAGCAAAGCCCAGTCCTTCAGAATGTCCAGGATTGTCTCGAATTTTGGCTTAATATCTGTCTGGTCTTCTTTGATGCAGATATTCTCACTGATGAAGTGCCACACATTTTTTAGCCAAGACTCACTGGAAAAGTTGTCTTTCCACTTCACAAAGGTTTTTGTGCGGTATTCTCTTGGCAGTGCTGAACTTAGCAAGTCCCCAAAACTGCTGATGTCAAAGACCTTTGCCACACCAGATTTCATGAGGACACTGCAGTATCTCATATAGAGAGTGTTCATGAACAGTTCTTTTCTGGAAGGGATAAGGTCATGGTGCACAGTCAGAAACTTGGGCCGATTAGAATCAAACACTTGCAGAATGTTGTCCATGGTTATTAACAATGGCAATCCCTCTATTGTGATCTCATCTTCCTCAATGTCCTTGAAGCAGTAGTCGACCAGTAGCTTGAGGCTATGGAAAAGCTTGAAATTTGACTGCTGTAGACGACAGGGCAGTTTTCCAACTTGGCAGCTTGAATCTGGGGAGGAGAATGTAAGAAGAAAGCATCGAATGTCCTCTGGTGTCACATAGCTCACTGGGATACCAGCATCCTCCAAGCAGAAGTAGAGGCTGGCTGTCTCATCACAACTGTGGACCAAGTTGAAGCCCACTTCCAGGAGCAAGGCCTTCAGTCTGTACACATTTTCAGCAACTGTTTTGCGTGTGGTAATGTTGTACTCTGTATTTTTCAGATGCTGTAGTTCGTCCTGAAGGAGGTTGTCAAAGAAAGCACGGCTTTTACTTGCAGTGGATGTGTTCACCCAGGAGATGTATATTGCAGAGTGCATATCTGTGTTGTCAATGTGTGGGGCCCGGACAACTGGCAGTAGACGTTTCAGGTCAGAGTGGATGCAGTTGTACACTGCTTTGACAAGACAATACCAGTCTGGTTGAATGTCGAGTCTGTTTACagggaagaaaaagagaaatttTCTCAATGTGTCTTTCACAATGTGGATTGGTGTTCCCTGCAACACAGTCATGGTTGGATCAGGTCCTGGAAAGAAACGCCTTTTTAGCTGAATCAACAGTTCAACGTAAGCTGGAGCTATCAAAGCTGTCATCAGGTTGTTGTTCCAGTCACTCCTCACCCCAACCCCATTGTCATCTCTCCATAGATTTCTCCTGGCAGAATCTAAGGCAAAGTGACCATTTACATGAAAAGGAAGACCAGTCTCTAAAGAAAGGGGCAAAAAGCAGAAGGCCCGGTGGGGTTTTTTGTAATTATGACTGACACAAGCTGCCACACCCCCACGTGGAAACAGGGTTATGTCTTCATTCTTATGTGCAGAGATAACACTCTTTGAGACTTTTTCAATGTTGGAAAAGCCAGATCTGTTGCACACCAGCCATGTTGTCAAATTGCCATCTGAGTCTTCTATGTCCATTGAGTAGGTTATCTGTTGGACAGGGATTTGGGtcagctgtttcttttttgttacaCTGTCAACCACAGAGGCGTGAAACTGTTTGCGTTTTAGGCGATCACCGTCCGTGATTTTAGCAGTCACGGAATAAAGCACCTTCAGGTCTCCTGTGGCACTGTCTATTTCACAGATGGAAATTTTCTCCATGTGATTGAGGAACATGAGGAGCTCTGCTCCATCAGCCTTCAGTTTGTCAAGGAGATTCTGCACCATCCTGTCTGAGGCTGGAACTGAGCTTATTTCTGAACCTTTGGCCATTTCTACAGTGCGCAGGGGAAAGCGAAACATTGTGGAGCGCTCAAGCTTGAAGTGAGACCCCAGGTACAGGTTCAGGACATCTGAAAACTGGCTCCTGAAGTCAGAGTCCAAATCTCTAAACATTCTCCCTGGACTCATGGATGTGGCCCCGGGAGCGTAACGTGCATGAGGGTCAAAGATGCACAGGATGTCATTGTTAGAAATGAAGGAGGGACAATCAGTGATGTGATAAACGGAGTTAAACCCGATGCCATACTGTCCCGTTTTACCTGGGTTTGCCTCCTTTGTCCCTCGTCCCAGGTTCTGGATTCCACGCACGTCATCCTCTGTGAAGGGCTGATTGTTGTATACACAGAGTGATGGCCCCTGCATGGGCACCCATTTGTCATCAAAGATTCTGTCCATGGGGTGGCACCTTGCATCAGCTACAAAGTAAATTTCTGTGGCTTTGGCATCATCAGCATTTTGTAGGAGCTCTTTTAACATCTCCTTTTCAGATGGGTAAGCATTGAGAATGCTTTTAATTCTGCTTGTGAGTTTTTCTTTCTGACCAAACTCACTCCCCAGAGTGGTGAAGCATATGTTGGAGGCGTACCTCTCCAACGCTTTGTGACGCTTAGGTACAGCTCCTAATTTAACTGCCACTTCTCTTGGAATGTCAGCATGGCAGTACTTCACTGTAGTGTCCCTGACTTTGATCCACGGGCAGTCATTGTAGCACAGAGACTTTGACGTCTGTAATGTTAGGTGGGTGTCCGGCAAGAGTATCTCTCCATAATTACTTTGACAGAATTCCTGGTTTTTGTCTCTAATCAAACTCCATATGCCTTCACTAATGATTCTGCGGCAGAGCTGAAAGTTATCTTCAGAAAGTGCTTTTCGTCCACATTCTTTTTTCACCAGTTGAAGAACCCCCGCAAAATTATCCACAGTGAAGCTTGACTGAACCCCCACATTTTCGAAGAGTTCACGGCAGCTGTTCCTGTACTTGTTGGGCAGCTGGTACAGAAATGGCGCAGAGTCAAAGTTCAGGTAAAAAGCCACTTTTGATGGATTGACGTAAGTGTTCTCAACTAGGATGGAACAGAATGTTTTGAGGTCTTCCATGATTTGTTCCTTTGCTGTGTCATCCTGTAACATTTCCTCATGCAAGTATTTGTAGCAGGCATTGGTTATATTCTCTTGATACAAGGTAACTCCATCAAATGACTTTGACAGTTCCTTGAGCTGGTTGACAACTAGTTCGACTGTTGGCTTTTTTATCAACCCCAGAAAGTCCTTCACAGCTAAGGTGATCATGCCACATCCTTTGAAAGATGGTGAGTTCTCATTAAGTATGGGTTTCATCAAGCAAACAGTGTCCTGGTGGTCAGTGGTGTAAAGGTCTATGGCAgtaaacatggtggagggggggaaTTTATTCCCGTACCATGGCAATGAGAATCCAGCTGGCTTTGTCAGgaatgggagaaagcatatgttCTGAAGCTTTTCTTGTAACTCGTTAGTTTTCGGGTCACTTATTTTCAGCTTCTCATCAATAAGGCTGAGCAGAATGCTGCTTCGGAGACATGCCGCTGTGTGATCGCTTTCATTCAGCTTCACCACAGACTCGGATCGTTCGATCAGGTCCTCCCATGAGAGATCGTCCTTCACCATTCCCAGCTGAACCAACTTAACCAGGCAAACCGGGTTAAGATAGTCCCTTGTAGTTCCCTCTGGGAAGCGTCCATCTTCACTGTTATACAGTTTAGCGACTCTTCCTTCTGGATGAATGAGGCGAGAAGGAACAAAGAGCTGGTGGGTCTGATTGGAGCATGGAATGCATGGTGTCACTTTGAGGATAGCAGCAAACTCCTCCAACTTCTCATTGAGGACATAGTGCATCAGTGGGTCTCTTAGATCTTTGTCTATATCCTGGATGTGGGGGAAAAAGACATCCGAGAAGAACTGTTTTTCTGTCAGTGTGTTTTCCATAAGCTTCTCTTTGCATCCAGCATCATCAAAGCCCTCCTTGACCCAGTCTGGCAGCTCGACAGCGCAGAGGTCTTGGGAGCCAGTCTTTTTGAGGTATTTCAGGAATATCTTGAAAGCTGCAGGGCCAATGTCAGGTCTGCATAACAAGGAATCATCCAGGAAGCGGACGTGCTTAATCGAAACCCAGGTGGTGCCATCCGAAAACACTTTTGCAATGTCATTGTCACCCCCTTTGGCTATTTCTTGGTAGACCCCTTGGCTGATCAGTGTAAAGTCATCATGAACAACACCAGGATCGGGCCATGTTGCATAGTAGCTGTAGTTGAGCAGTTCCCCACTTTCTGCCATATTACGAAGCATGCTGAGAGCTGCTAGGTAGGCCTGGACAATGACATGTCTCATGAAGACTGAGTTCCAGTTCCCTTTTGTGTCTGTCTTCCAGATCTCTTTTCGATTAGATGTCACAGCAAAACAGCCATTGATGTGGACAGGCAGGCCTGTTTTGATCCTGAGAGGCAAATAGCAGAACACTTCTCCAATTGGAGTTGGGTTTGTCTTCACAGTCCAGGTGCGATTTTCTCCCTCTGAGAGCAGCACAGCTACAGCTCCACATGGAACTAATCCAAGCCTTCTCCCACTCTCGCTGAGAGAGAATTTAAGAGCTTCATTCACGTCCATGCATGAGCAGATGAGCCAGTTGGTGAGATCCACGGCCTTCTGAGGCATCTCATCTGTGAGCCTTTTGGTCTGTCCTCCTTTGGCAGCCAACTCAAAGTATGAGGATGGGTCATCATCTGAGCCTCTGAAGAGAGGGGACTGGAGATCTACAATGCGTTTGAACACATTATGGAACTCTTCCACCACAATCCTGATGATGCAGCCAGACTTGGGGACATCAGCAGGCACTCTGTTAGTGTTTGCCACCTTCTTCATCACCTTTGCAGCTGCCTTTAGGATACTCAGGGGCCCATATGCTGCCTTGGAGGACCAGACACTCTTGTTTATGGTGATGACATCTTGCGAGGCTGCAGGGTTTGGCTCCTCATACTTCAGGTATTTCAGGACCATCGAGCCAACATGTTGCGTGAACAGGATGAGCCTGTGGCCACAGATGCTGAACTCATCAACAAGCGAGTAGATGTCTGTGGTGTTGTAGTAGATGCTGCTAATCTCGCTCATAGAGGCTTCCTGCTCAGTCCTGAAGGGCAGACGAAAGAGGGTCCCATTGTATTTGTAAGGGGACTCCTGAGAAAGAGGCAGCTGG encodes:
- the sacs gene encoding sacsin isoform X1, whose amino-acid sequence is MRTRDTQQENSPRTMAANPDPRLLRVTVLHEYIGHRVFQVPPSVAVGDVKQRIHEDTGLPTAEQQLLHNGKPLRDGVQTGSLVHPGSHEIFMTLQGRGLKGGGRFGQTTPPLVEFLKDILRRYPEGGQILKELIQNAEDAGATAVKFMYDETEYGQESLWANDMAQYQGAALYVYNNAVFSTEDWNGIQEIARSRKRDDPLKVGRFGIGFNSVYHITDVPSIFSGDQIGVLDPHQTLFGPHESGQCWNLRSDMKEITEHADQFAPYAGLFGSSEQTFQDGSFPGTLFRFPLRVKPSLLSPNIYNKEKVLELFESFKADADTVLLFLKSVQEVSLHMRESDGTERTLFRVTAGEDPDGKLERPGSLKSLGLAIDSYGNGVPSGGEGVTCATYQVNIETQDEAKETQRTTWLVCNSVGGRGVCAELDALADDLKFIPAIGIALPLTPAHGDEGASAQFPGRAFCFLPLPPGEESATGLPVHVSGFFGLTDNRRSIKWREVDQWRDPAALWNELLVLTVIPRAYFTLLCEAVRRIQTQEDQDFPLPPQGAYAAWPDPQRVRSHWKPILEPLFRDLLQQKVVYSLSGSWMAAQEVVFSELEEGEAVSQAVIGFLQAAGLQVAKVPPAVDTVLTAYTSPPGVVTKVTPALLRQVLRKTRHKGSSQEKLLLLEFVLGDACYSELIGLELLPLQNETFVAFSSSVNEKDAVYITSEEYPRTLYPGLEGRFVLDSIKPTVMNSLKQAAKSRVQQFLWGCSGRPCTQVQLPTPERSARLIKEILSTAWPSRDIAVQWNPGNREKKHPSIPWLKMVWKHLYINFADDLSIFEDMPLIPNVPLADNMDSLELLRLRTPSPIILIDEEEAPLPESLPEIMKKLGVVVIEKLDSCLQHPLLKNYIHLLSPSTLLHVMDRYPSQRVVSQISSLDGKHKVVLRGFLAGLSEVTEKEKYILQELAIFEKIGPCTEKGMPMFIPLKGARALHHSAKLPADLRLSVNIIDCSDEATIRLIKMLRVEQIKSTECLKLIVQDLEKNFYAKDEVTKIMFWVLEHLSFLKNENPSVIKLLSSQKFILASSGKPIAATDLFDPELEILQNLFYMEEKTRFPPSTYTSSPDILHSLRQLGLKCEVQLTEKDVLQVARKIEDLQGGSKPDWDALLKKAKTLLTILNKQTKLVKSSEVQSALQKLKWVPVCKERPLNYPQSLAWKGDSFNISSFSEMCDISHAVLVGSSVALVERTSAGMKKALKLSIEPQVDQVLQHLQAINDWHRSQAFTTEDWYQFQQILTEIYDFMQAHLEGARVAMKSLPFDWVWTGKTFSSPGQTVLKPIPDLDLQPYLYSLPKTIAKFHKLFLFCGSVEEVLPSHVFDVVNTVKKRTEEELPKEESKHNLLLLINILRWLYNSQISVDNNMHVPILNYKDTSKLAMKPIHECTYCDIKVDDLNDLLDDVSEPIILVHDDIPMKTAEWLKVPCLSTRLINPENLGFEQSGQREPLTVRIKNILEEYPSVSDIFKELLQNADDASATECSFLIDMRKNLEIRENLLDPGMVICHGPALWSFNNSVFSDTDFLNITRLGGSMKRCEADKVGKFGLGFNSVYHVTDIPIIMSREFMIMFDPNINHISKHIRDRSNPGIKINWSKQQKRLRKFPNQFKPFINVFNCQLPLSQESPYKYNGTLFRLPFRTEQEASMSEISSIYYNTTDIYSLVDEFSICGHRLILFTQHVGSMVLKYLKYEEPNPAASQDVITINKSVWSSKAAYGPLSILKAAAKVMKKVANTNRVPADVPKSGCIIRIVVEEFHNVFKRIVDLQSPLFRGSDDDPSSYFELAAKGGQTKRLTDEMPQKAVDLTNWLICSCMDVNEALKFSLSESGRRLGLVPCGAVAVLLSEGENRTWTVKTNPTPIGEVFCYLPLRIKTGLPVHINGCFAVTSNRKEIWKTDTKGNWNSVFMRHVIVQAYLAALSMLRNMAESGELLNYSYYATWPDPGVVHDDFTLISQGVYQEIAKGGDNDIAKVFSDGTTWVSIKHVRFLDDSLLCRPDIGPAAFKIFLKYLKKTGSQDLCAVELPDWVKEGFDDAGCKEKLMENTLTEKQFFSDVFFPHIQDIDKDLRDPLMHYVLNEKLEEFAAILKVTPCIPCSNQTHQLFVPSRLIHPEGRVAKLYNSEDGRFPEGTTRDYLNPVCLVKLVQLGMVKDDLSWEDLIERSESVVKLNESDHTAACLRSSILLSLIDEKLKISDPKTNELQEKLQNICFLPFLTKPAGFSLPWYGNKFPPSTMFTAIDLYTTDHQDTVCLMKPILNENSPSFKGCGMITLAVKDFLGLIKKPTVELVVNQLKELSKSFDGVTLYQENITNACYKYLHEEMLQDDTAKEQIMEDLKTFCSILVENTYVNPSKVAFYLNFDSAPFLYQLPNKYRNSCRELFENVGVQSSFTVDNFAGVLQLVKKECGRKALSEDNFQLCRRIISEGIWSLIRDKNQEFCQSNYGEILLPDTHLTLQTSKSLCYNDCPWIKVRDTTVKYCHADIPREVAVKLGAVPKRHKALERYASNICFTTLGSEFGQKEKLTSRIKSILNAYPSEKEMLKELLQNADDAKATEIYFVADARCHPMDRIFDDKWVPMQGPSLCVYNNQPFTEDDVRGIQNLGRGTKEANPGKTGQYGIGFNSVYHITDCPSFISNNDILCIFDPHARYAPGATSMSPGRMFRDLDSDFRSQFSDVLNLYLGSHFKLERSTMFRFPLRTVEMAKGSEISSVPASDRMVQNLLDKLKADGAELLMFLNHMEKISICEIDSATGDLKVLYSVTAKITDGDRLKRKQFHASVVDSVTKKKQLTQIPVQQITYSMDIEDSDGNLTTWLVCNRSGFSNIEKVSKSVISAHKNEDITLFPRGGVAACVSHNYKKPHRAFCFLPLSLETGLPFHVNGHFALDSARRNLWRDDNGVGVRSDWNNNLMTALIAPAYVELLIQLKRRFFPGPDPTMTVLQGTPIHIVKDTLRKFLFFFPVNRLDIQPDWYCLVKAVYNCIHSDLKRLLPVVRAPHIDNTDMHSAIYISWVNTSTASKSRAFFDNLLQDELQHLKNTEYNITTRKTVAENVYRLKALLLEVGFNLVHSCDETASLYFCLEDAGIPVSYVTPEDIRCFLLTFSSPDSSCQVGKLPCRLQQSNFKLFHSLKLLVDYCFKDIEEDEITIEGLPLLITMDNILQVFDSNRPKFLTVHHDLIPSRKELFMNTLYMRYCSVLMKSGVAKVFDISSFGDLLSSALPREYRTKTFVKWKDNFSSESWLKNVWHFISENICIKEDQTDIKPKFETILDILKDWALLPGIKFMVSSSKLVVPEHDVLLPLSLIYAAIFPNGQNDKVFHTLMKGGCIQLAVNKISSKENPVIHFLAQHTANIENPSSILKAIEYMIQTSAFKTAGLTDKDFEALLLYFNCNLISLSPEDVQSLKLLPCYKAVSGRYISISSFGSCYILTKSIPSTDMEKWAHTTSSAFLVDNPQLKELYSFLGCSPIDDLEVYLKHLLPKFDSLSYDAKIEHLIYLKERLLSMEEPCALKDQLYEKLESLPLIYDSNNRLKPAKTFFDQTVKVYEVMLPMKSFIPSEFFKKIEQASKPKNGTTFLTSWITFLRNIGLKYVVSQQQVLQFAKEISIKAQTESWSKEKAQAIVDILLNHIFSERTDLFVGTFLKELSMIPFLCPERAPAELIRLNAQYQEMVGTLPLIRFNGSQVNPKFKQTDIIQLLWTSCPILPEKATPAGIKDQEGSTVSSQEQLDQVLTMLNVNLDPPLDKVINNCKNICNLSNLDDDMVKTRNKVLRCTYEFLNADKRDFRYQLKGISFLMVEEGWKLLKPEEVVINLDNESDFKPYLYKLPLELGTFHQLFKLLGTEDVVSTKQYVEVLCRIYRNSEGKQLDPNEMRTVKRAVSGLFKSLQNDPVQIRKDLENLRDLTFYLPSHDGRLAKSNTLVFDDAPHYKSRIQGNFGVQMLVDMSQCYLGKDHAFHTKLIMMLPPKLRPRLLSSILEEQLDEETPKMCQFGALCSLQGRLQLLLSSEQFITGLIRIMKHENDNAFLVNEEKAIRLCKALCEGLKVSCFEKLQTTLRVKGCNPIPHSRSETLAFLKRYGTAVIHLYIQHSDSKDINFLLALAMTLKSATDNLISDTSYLIAMLGCNDIYRITEKLDNLGVKYDSTEPSKLELPLPGTPIPAEIHHILLMDPMNVFYPGEYVGYLVDSEGGDIYGTYQPTYTYAIIVQEVEREEEDNPSFLGKCFQIDIGYSEYKIVSSLDLYKFSRQDESTQIRDSAPSTPTSPSECPPGPRMVPPLFSGKENHRAPPSKISPKKIKPNTLPDILKEVTLVIEQAWKLPESERKKIIRRLYLKWHPDKNAENLDFATEVFKHLQNEINRMEKQSLADLAADRASRRPFSTSSTRFQSEKFSFQRFYTSWNQEATSHKSERQQFREQFTSYAGSSHSNRFFVPPSFKSVGNPVEARRWLRQARANFSAARNDLHKNANEWVCFKCYLATKLALIAADYAVKGKSDKDVKPTALAQKVEEYSSQLAGLAKDVHILEGYGVDSLRTRYPDLLPFPQIPNDRYTSEVAMRVMECTARIIIKLETFVQQKI